The proteins below are encoded in one region of Acetoanaerobium noterae:
- a CDS encoding HlyC/CorC family transporter, with protein sequence MDTIDYWQGLFLIVLIGASAFFSASETALLSLSKIRLKHMVKENVKNAKRVEKLLDDPNRLIGTILIGNNVVNIGASSIATALAIKLYPNGGVGIATAIMTILVLIFGEVTPKNLAIQHSEKFSLRITPIIDFLVKLLSPLVFVLTRITNLIIKILGGKPDDKKPFITEEELKTLVDVSSKEGVLEHEEKEMIYNIFEFGDLRVADVMIQRMDIKAISVEDTYDEIIGMFKNEKFSRLPVYEDTIDNIIGVLYAKDLFFLDREADRLNFDVRDYMRPPFNTFEFIMISDFFKQMQGNKIHMATVLDEYGGVAGIITMEDIVESIFGEIDDEYDDTEEEIEVIKEDEYVVNGAARLSDLNDMLGINLESEDFESVGGFIIGEIGRLPKTGEVIQHKNIKFIIENVDKNRIKKVRIFT encoded by the coding sequence TTGGATACGATTGATTATTGGCAGGGGTTATTTTTAATTGTTTTGATTGGGGCATCAGCTTTTTTCTCAGCTTCAGAGACAGCATTGCTATCGCTTAGTAAGATTAGGCTTAAGCATATGGTTAAGGAAAATGTTAAAAACGCTAAAAGAGTTGAAAAGCTTTTGGATGATCCAAATAGATTAATAGGAACAATATTGATTGGAAATAACGTTGTTAACATTGGAGCATCTTCTATAGCTACAGCTCTTGCTATAAAGCTGTACCCTAACGGAGGAGTAGGTATAGCGACCGCTATAATGACAATTTTGGTTCTTATATTTGGAGAAGTAACACCAAAAAACTTGGCGATTCAGCATTCAGAAAAGTTTTCGCTTAGAATTACTCCTATTATAGACTTTTTGGTTAAACTGCTTTCTCCTCTAGTGTTTGTACTTACGAGAATAACTAATCTCATAATAAAAATTTTAGGCGGAAAGCCTGATGATAAAAAGCCGTTTATTACAGAAGAAGAGCTAAAGACTTTAGTCGATGTTTCTAGTAAGGAAGGGGTACTAGAGCACGAAGAAAAAGAAATGATTTATAATATTTTTGAGTTTGGAGACCTAAGAGTAGCTGACGTTATGATTCAGAGAATGGATATAAAAGCAATATCTGTTGAGGATACTTACGATGAGATTATAGGGATGTTCAAAAATGAGAAATTCTCTAGACTACCTGTTTATGAAGACACTATAGATAATATTATTGGAGTTCTTTATGCGAAGGATTTATTCTTTTTGGATAGAGAAGCAGATAGGCTTAATTTTGATGTGAGAGACTATATGAGACCTCCATTTAACACTTTTGAATTTATTATGATATCTGATTTTTTCAAGCAAATGCAAGGTAATAAAATTCATATGGCTACTGTTCTCGATGAATATGGAGGAGTAGCAGGAATAATTACTATGGAGGATATAGTAGAAAGTATTTTCGGTGAAATAGACGATGAATATGATGATACTGAAGAAGAAATTGAAGTGATAAAAGAGGATGAATATGTTGTGAATGGAGCAGCAAGACTTTCTGATTTAAATGATATGCTAGGTATTAATTTGGAATCAGAGGATTTTGAATCTGTTGGAGGCTTTATTATTGGAGAAATAGGAAGGCTTCCAAAAACTGGAGAGGTAATACAGCATAAAAACATAAAGTTTATCATAGAAAACGTGGATAAAAATAGAATTAAAAAGGTAAGAATTTTTACCTGA